AGGCGCTCCCCATCCGCGTGAAGCGGCAGAAACCATTTTGAAGGAGATGTTGAACGCATGATCGAACTTAATGAGATTCCTAACCATATTGCTTCCCAACTGTTGAAAATAAAAGCGGTGGCGCTGCGTCCGCAGCAGCCATTCACCTGGACATCCGGCATCAAATCACCAATCTATTGTGATAACCGTCTAACGATGTCTTATCCTGAGATTCGTAACGACATTGCTGAAGCTTTTGCAGCGATCATTCGTGATCAATACCCCGATGCAGAGGTCATCGCAGGTACTGCAACCGCAGGTATCCCGCATGCTGCCTGGGTGGCGCAAAAGCTGAATTTGCCGATGGCTTACATTCGTGATAAAGCCAAAGGACATGGCAAAGAGAACCTGATTGAAGGTCTGATTACCGAGGGGCAGAAGGTTGTTGTCATTGAAGACCTGATCTCAACAGGTGGCAGTTCAATCAAAGCCGCTGAAGCAGTACGCGTAGCCGGGGCGACTCCACTGGCAGTACTGGCGATTTTCAGTTATCAGCTGGACAAAGGCATTAAAGCTTTTGAAGAAGCGGGAATTCCATTGCAAACCCTGTCCAATTACACAGCTCTGATGGATGTGGCTTTGGCTGAGGGGACAATCCAGGAGAGTGATTTTGAACTGCTCAAATCCTGGCGTGAAGATCCTTCTTCATTTGGTAAATAATATCATTCAAACCGGATTGGACGGTTTGCTTGTGAACGGTATCAAAATTGTAATGATTGCCGCCATAGAGGCAAATTCAGCGAATATTCAAGAGGCATCCCACTCGTTGGGGTGCTTTTTTCGTTTGTTCATCAAAATAT
Above is a window of Paenibacillus sp. E222 DNA encoding:
- the pyrE gene encoding orotate phosphoribosyltransferase; its protein translation is MIELNEIPNHIASQLLKIKAVALRPQQPFTWTSGIKSPIYCDNRLTMSYPEIRNDIAEAFAAIIRDQYPDAEVIAGTATAGIPHAAWVAQKLNLPMAYIRDKAKGHGKENLIEGLITEGQKVVVIEDLISTGGSSIKAAEAVRVAGATPLAVLAIFSYQLDKGIKAFEEAGIPLQTLSNYTALMDVALAEGTIQESDFELLKSWREDPSSFGK